The Pseudomonadota bacterium genome contains the following window.
CTCTATATTATGAGATTGTTAAGGCAAATGACTCCTCAGAAAAAATATTCGAAACCCAATCAACAAATTCTCCTAAATATATTTCTTCTAAAAGCCACAAAGCTTGTTTAGTTCGTGAGGCTGTTAACGGACCCGCAAAGCAGGATAATAGCTTGCCCCATCATACCAGCGAAAGCCGGCATTCTGAAATTATAAGCAATTCTGGCTTCCGGATCGAGTCCGGCATGACGGTTTCAGGAGTTATTACGGAATCACCAACTATTAACGGTTCATTAAAAACCGTCAGCAAACCGGTAAATAAGTACGCTGTTCAAGCAACCGGTGCTTCATGGGTAAAGGAATACACCGGCCTGGAGAACGAAATAAGTGTAAGACATTATTCTCCTAAAACTCTCAGGACATATAAAGGATGGGTTCGGAAATTCCAGACTTTTACAAAAAGCAAGAACCCGGAATTGCTTTCAGCAGACGATGTTAAAGAATTCTTAACCTCTTTGGCTGTGAAGCGAAAAGTAGCTTCTTCCACTCAGAACCAGGCTTTTAATTCGCTGTTATTTTTTTATCGGCATATTCTAAAAAAGGAATTCGGGAAAATCGACGGGGTTGTGAGAGCAAAGAGAAAACCTTATATTCCGGTCGTGTTATCCCGTGAAGAGATTGATAGTATCCTGAGCTTGCTGGAAAAGCCGTA
Protein-coding sequences here:
- a CDS encoding phage integrase N-terminal SAM-like domain-containing protein; the encoded protein is MAITLYYEIVKANDSSEKIFETQSTNSPKYISSKSHKACLVREAVNGPAKQDNSLPHHTSESRHSEIISNSGFRIESGMTVSGVITESPTINGSLKTVSKPVNKYAVQATGASWVKEYTGLENEISVRHYSPKTLRTYKGWVRKFQTFTKSKNPELLSADDVKEFLTSLAVKRKVASSTQNQAFNSLLFFYRHILKKEFGKIDGVVRAKRKPYIPVVLSREEIDSILSLLEKPYALVVKLLYGCGLRLFECLNLRVHCMNFDAGILTVHDGKGQKDRTVPLPETILPELREHLETLKELHKKDIAKKYAGVFLVNALEAKYKNAAKSFTWQWFFPAIQLTYEQKSGKYRR